Proteins from a single region of Macadamia integrifolia cultivar HAES 741 unplaced genomic scaffold, SCU_Mint_v3 scaffold1035, whole genome shotgun sequence:
- the LOC122062432 gene encoding APO protein 4, mitochondrial-like isoform X2 yields MALKQKGWYQLLESFSGCQFYSPRMNWDELRPLIMERIKHRAKDYPVRALIPVANDVVKARALLIEGISTLIKFIPIKACKRRAKNQDHTWIDGTLNDILVPVETFHLQGVSQDVIKHDQKFDFERFPAVLELCRQAGANVYDECLYKSSSTSDNGKNYSVIAESLSQPKLTSMAKLTLEAWERLRAGVQKLLLVYPAKVCKRCSEVHVGPSGHKAQIYGVLKYEGRQGTHLWKKAKVDYLVPPNVVWRQRPQDPLLLLDNGRDFYGCAPAVIELCLQAGATIPVKYFYMMKIQG; encoded by the exons ATGGCATTGAAGCAGAAGGGTTGGTATCAATTGTTGGAGAGTTTCAGTGGTTGTCAATTTTATAGCCCCAGAATGAATTGGGATGAGTTGCGAcccttgattatggaaagaatCAAGCACAGGGCCAAGGACTATCCGGTTCGAGCCTTGATTCCTGTCGCCAATGATGTTGTTAAGGCCAGAGCGCTTCTAATTGAAGGCATTTCTACCCTTATCAAATTCATACCAATCAAGGCTTGCAA GCGGCGTGCCAAGAACCAGGACCATACCTGGATTGATGGTACCTTGAATGATATTCTCGTCCCTGTTGAGACCTTTCACCTCCAGGGTGTGTCTCAAGATGTCATCAAGCATGaccaaaaatttgattttgaacgTTTTCCGGCTGTCCTGGAGTTATGCCGTCAAGCTGGGGCCAATGTATATGATGAATGCCTGTACAAAAGCAGCTCAACATCAGACAATGGGAAAAATTATAGTGTCATTGCTGAGTCCTTGTCACAGCCTAAGCTAACATCAATGGCGAAGTTAACTTTGGAGGCATGGGAGAGGCTTAGAGCAGGTGTCCAGAAATTATTGTTGGTTTATCCAGCAAAGGTTTGCAAACGCTGTTCAGAAGTTCATGTTGGACCCTCTGGTCACAAGGCACAGATTTATGGAGTGTTAAAGTATGAGGGTCGTCAGGGTACCCATCTATGGAAGAAGGCCAAAGTAGATTATTTGGTGCCTCCCAATGTCGTTTGGCGGCAGCGGCCTCAGGATCCCCTTCTGCTTCTGGATAATGGACGGGATTTTTATGGGTGTGCTCCAGCTGTGATTGAGCTGTGCCTGCAAGCTGGGGCAACTATACCTGTCAAATATTTCTATATGATGAAGATACAAGGTTGA
- the LOC122062432 gene encoding APO protein 4, mitochondrial-like isoform X1: MALKQKGWYQLLESFSGCQFYSPRMNWDELRPLIMERIKHRAKDYPVRALIPVANDVVKARALLIEGISTLIKFIPIKACKFCPELFIGENGHLIETCHGFRRRAKNQDHTWIDGTLNDILVPVETFHLQGVSQDVIKHDQKFDFERFPAVLELCRQAGANVYDECLYKSSSTSDNGKNYSVIAESLSQPKLTSMAKLTLEAWERLRAGVQKLLLVYPAKVCKRCSEVHVGPSGHKAQIYGVLKYEGRQGTHLWKKAKVDYLVPPNVVWRQRPQDPLLLLDNGRDFYGCAPAVIELCLQAGATIPVKYFYMMKIQG, from the exons ATGGCATTGAAGCAGAAGGGTTGGTATCAATTGTTGGAGAGTTTCAGTGGTTGTCAATTTTATAGCCCCAGAATGAATTGGGATGAGTTGCGAcccttgattatggaaagaatCAAGCACAGGGCCAAGGACTATCCGGTTCGAGCCTTGATTCCTGTCGCCAATGATGTTGTTAAGGCCAGAGCGCTTCTAATTGAAGGCATTTCTACCCTTATCAAATTCATACCAATCAAGGCTTGCAA GTTCTGCCCAGAATTATTTATCGGTGAAAATGGTCATCTGATTGAAACTTGCCATGGTTTTAGGCGGCGTGCCAAGAACCAGGACCATACCTGGATTGATGGTACCTTGAATGATATTCTCGTCCCTGTTGAGACCTTTCACCTCCAGGGTGTGTCTCAAGATGTCATCAAGCATGaccaaaaatttgattttgaacgTTTTCCGGCTGTCCTGGAGTTATGCCGTCAAGCTGGGGCCAATGTATATGATGAATGCCTGTACAAAAGCAGCTCAACATCAGACAATGGGAAAAATTATAGTGTCATTGCTGAGTCCTTGTCACAGCCTAAGCTAACATCAATGGCGAAGTTAACTTTGGAGGCATGGGAGAGGCTTAGAGCAGGTGTCCAGAAATTATTGTTGGTTTATCCAGCAAAGGTTTGCAAACGCTGTTCAGAAGTTCATGTTGGACCCTCTGGTCACAAGGCACAGATTTATGGAGTGTTAAAGTATGAGGGTCGTCAGGGTACCCATCTATGGAAGAAGGCCAAAGTAGATTATTTGGTGCCTCCCAATGTCGTTTGGCGGCAGCGGCCTCAGGATCCCCTTCTGCTTCTGGATAATGGACGGGATTTTTATGGGTGTGCTCCAGCTGTGATTGAGCTGTGCCTGCAAGCTGGGGCAACTATACCTGTCAAATATTTCTATATGATGAAGATACAAGGTTGA
- the LOC122062432 gene encoding APO protein 4, mitochondrial-like isoform X3 gives MNWDELRPLIMERIKHRAKDYPVRALIPVANDVVKARALLIEGISTLIKFIPIKACKRRAKNQDHTWIDGTLNDILVPVETFHLQGVSQDVIKHDQKFDFERFPAVLELCRQAGANVYDECLYKSSSTSDNGKNYSVIAESLSQPKLTSMAKLTLEAWERLRAGVQKLLLVYPAKVCKRCSEVHVGPSGHKAQIYGVLKYEGRQGTHLWKKAKVDYLVPPNVVWRQRPQDPLLLLDNGRDFYGCAPAVIELCLQAGATIPVKYFYMMKIQG, from the exons ATGAATTGGGATGAGTTGCGAcccttgattatggaaagaatCAAGCACAGGGCCAAGGACTATCCGGTTCGAGCCTTGATTCCTGTCGCCAATGATGTTGTTAAGGCCAGAGCGCTTCTAATTGAAGGCATTTCTACCCTTATCAAATTCATACCAATCAAGGCTTGCAA GCGGCGTGCCAAGAACCAGGACCATACCTGGATTGATGGTACCTTGAATGATATTCTCGTCCCTGTTGAGACCTTTCACCTCCAGGGTGTGTCTCAAGATGTCATCAAGCATGaccaaaaatttgattttgaacgTTTTCCGGCTGTCCTGGAGTTATGCCGTCAAGCTGGGGCCAATGTATATGATGAATGCCTGTACAAAAGCAGCTCAACATCAGACAATGGGAAAAATTATAGTGTCATTGCTGAGTCCTTGTCACAGCCTAAGCTAACATCAATGGCGAAGTTAACTTTGGAGGCATGGGAGAGGCTTAGAGCAGGTGTCCAGAAATTATTGTTGGTTTATCCAGCAAAGGTTTGCAAACGCTGTTCAGAAGTTCATGTTGGACCCTCTGGTCACAAGGCACAGATTTATGGAGTGTTAAAGTATGAGGGTCGTCAGGGTACCCATCTATGGAAGAAGGCCAAAGTAGATTATTTGGTGCCTCCCAATGTCGTTTGGCGGCAGCGGCCTCAGGATCCCCTTCTGCTTCTGGATAATGGACGGGATTTTTATGGGTGTGCTCCAGCTGTGATTGAGCTGTGCCTGCAAGCTGGGGCAACTATACCTGTCAAATATTTCTATATGATGAAGATACAAGGTTGA